In Treponema vincentii, a single window of DNA contains:
- a CDS encoding type II toxin-antitoxin system RelB/DinJ family antitoxin, translated as MTTISAKIINDDKISFERICDSMGINISSAINSFVKATIRENGLPFALKASEDSYIYSEKMCNAD; from the coding sequence ATGACTACAATATCAGCAAAGATTATAAATGATGATAAAATAAGTTTTGAGCGGATATGTGATTCTATGGGAATCAATATTTCTTCGGCTATAAATTCTTTTGTAAAAGCTACAATTCGAGAAAATGGGCTACCCTTTGCTCTGAAAGCATCCGAAGATTCGTATATTTATTCGGAGAAAATGTGTAATGCGGATTAA
- the mutL gene encoding DNA mismatch repair endonuclease MutL: MDTSSQSPEISQVSFHTDTAVDSAAVYKPVKALDAETARKIAAGEVIDRPAAVIRELLDNAIDAGASKVQVEISGGGIDRIRVTDNGCGMSREDLAICTDTHTTSKISTAEDLLSLHSLGFRGEALSSIKAVSDLEITSTRSGPAAWKLQLGKILPARLNAGTVVQVENLFENFPARKQFLKRAAAETALCRTIFLDKALPHYRTEMRFITDGELRFLLPPAQSLRERCLAAFSFKEPEALFFEIEGSGEHFSFRIVLGSPDVVRSDKRAIMVFVNGRRITEFGLIQAIEYGSEGYFPNGGHPVAFLFLTVEPSRVDFNIHPAKKEARFQDYGAIHHAVSSAVGSFYRQHTVASLLKEKYDPSLTRPLDFQHGSPAGAYPQPPHSDTTAGLYGYGKSANPAAGTAADDYDRYGREYGNDTGVLPDGYNHEVSGTQAEYGSAQSGYGSAFRQIAATAAVPYSVGEHIIPPPAASGTAACLQPPPDLPPADFKLLGQVAGTFIAVEKNEALYLIDQHAAHERIIFEQLRHNIGGVQELLIPYRIITSSEEDDAFIKKHQELLCKAGFSLSDEGAGVWQVTAVPARWTGTERDLIRDITGVRKNADDILYQILASAACRAACKDHAILDPVTQQRIAAQAFELPEPICPHGRPIWIVLTREELFKRVKRT; the protein is encoded by the coding sequence ATGGATACCTCGTCTCAATCACCTGAAATATCTCAAGTTTCTTTTCATACTGATACGGCTGTCGATTCCGCCGCCGTATACAAGCCGGTAAAAGCGCTTGATGCGGAAACAGCACGGAAAATTGCAGCAGGGGAGGTCATCGACCGACCCGCCGCTGTTATCCGCGAGCTTTTAGACAATGCAATCGACGCAGGCGCTTCAAAGGTGCAAGTGGAAATTTCAGGTGGCGGTATCGACCGCATTCGGGTTACGGATAACGGCTGCGGAATGAGCCGCGAAGACCTCGCAATCTGCACGGATACCCATACGACGAGCAAGATATCCACCGCGGAAGATTTGCTCTCCCTGCACAGCCTCGGTTTCCGCGGCGAAGCGCTTTCTTCTATTAAGGCGGTCAGTGATCTTGAAATTACCTCAACGAGGAGCGGACCCGCCGCATGGAAACTGCAGCTAGGGAAGATACTTCCGGCGCGTCTAAATGCCGGCACGGTAGTGCAGGTAGAAAACCTTTTTGAAAACTTCCCTGCCCGCAAGCAGTTTTTAAAGCGGGCGGCTGCCGAGACTGCGTTGTGTAGAACAATCTTTCTCGACAAAGCTCTGCCGCATTACCGTACCGAAATGCGCTTTATCACGGATGGCGAGCTTCGCTTTCTGCTTCCTCCTGCACAGTCGCTGCGGGAACGCTGCCTCGCTGCATTTTCGTTTAAAGAACCCGAAGCGCTCTTTTTTGAAATTGAAGGAAGCGGTGAGCATTTTTCGTTCCGTATTGTGCTCGGCAGCCCGGATGTTGTCCGAAGCGATAAACGCGCTATCATGGTATTTGTCAACGGTAGAAGAATTACCGAGTTCGGGCTTATACAGGCAATCGAGTACGGCAGCGAAGGCTATTTCCCCAACGGCGGACACCCCGTTGCGTTTTTATTTTTAACGGTAGAGCCTTCCCGTGTGGACTTTAACATTCACCCCGCAAAAAAAGAAGCGCGCTTTCAAGATTACGGCGCCATCCACCACGCCGTTAGCAGTGCCGTCGGCTCCTTTTACCGGCAGCATACCGTTGCAAGTCTCTTAAAAGAAAAGTATGACCCCAGCCTTACCCGCCCGTTGGATTTTCAGCACGGTTCCCCGGCAGGAGCATACCCACAGCCGCCGCACTCCGACACGACAGCCGGCCTGTATGGATACGGTAAAAGCGCTAACCCAGCCGCCGGTACAGCAGCCGATGACTATGACCGATATGGAAGGGAGTACGGAAACGATACCGGTGTACTACCTGACGGATACAACCACGAGGTATCCGGCACTCAAGCGGAGTACGGTTCTGCACAAAGCGGATACGGTAGCGCATTCCGCCAAATAGCGGCGACAGCAGCGGTTCCTTATTCAGTAGGGGAACACATTATTCCGCCGCCTGCGGCTTCGGGTACGGCAGCGTGTCTACAGCCGCCGCCGGATCTTCCTCCGGCTGATTTTAAGCTGCTCGGACAGGTCGCCGGTACCTTTATCGCAGTAGAAAAAAACGAGGCGCTGTATTTAATTGACCAACATGCCGCCCACGAGCGGATTATCTTTGAGCAGCTGCGGCATAATATCGGCGGCGTACAGGAGCTGTTAATCCCCTACCGCATTATCACTTCATCGGAAGAAGACGATGCGTTTATCAAAAAACATCAGGAGCTGCTGTGTAAAGCGGGCTTTTCCCTCTCCGATGAAGGTGCAGGCGTATGGCAGGTAACCGCCGTACCGGCACGGTGGACAGGCACGGAACGCGATCTTATCCGCGACATCACGGGCGTCCGTAAAAATGCCGATGATATCCTCTATCAGATTTTAGCCTCAGCCGCCTGCCGCGCTGCCTGCAAGGATCACGCCATCCTCGACCCCGTAACCCAACAGCGCATTGCGGCGCAAGCCTTTGAACTTCCCGAACCCATCTGTCCGCACGGTCGCCCAATCTGGATTGTGCTTACCCGCGAAGAACTCTTTAAACGGGTTAAGCGAACGTAG
- the xseB gene encoding exodeoxyribonuclease VII small subunit, with amino-acid sequence MKKFEERLTRLEEISEKIKSADLPLEEALAAFEEGIKLAKTLEKDIDKIESKVQILMNQPVQSQDKPELELFSADDI; translated from the coding sequence TTGAAAAAATTTGAAGAACGGTTAACTCGTCTTGAAGAAATCAGCGAAAAAATCAAGAGTGCCGATCTTCCGTTGGAAGAAGCTCTTGCGGCTTTTGAAGAAGGAATCAAGCTTGCTAAAACCTTGGAAAAAGACATTGATAAAATAGAAAGTAAGGTGCAGATATTGATGAATCAGCCGGTGCAATCGCAGGATAAACCTGAGCTGGAGCTCTTTTCAGCTGATGACATATAG